The Argopecten irradians isolate NY chromosome 16, Ai_NY, whole genome shotgun sequence genome window below encodes:
- the LOC138311172 gene encoding uncharacterized protein, whose protein sequence is MADKATQPSFSSIDLSTYASSLPPDAKQRYISKLSYHSGTQKLPDPYLSSGKWDPSPSTWPDLTFGDIYFYLVDTPSIYTYDSMRAFKSLEAYKYVVSGHVQEIFSHHVSDDCPFIALKTKVTPSQRARDKPHQPWVYLHKDTGKVYCAHCTCMAGLGEVCSHVGALLFKVEIAVKMGLTQTSSTSKACQWNSSFRKEVTPTTVTEIFQNIKGKRTKEVQSVHANGSADLPSQEDLDQLYAIIPNASFFTSIRPAVNKPPSKPITDKYPKLLSTLQQPDYNPDDVDTISSTKFSSYKVTQTQAVNLEIATRDQSVSPLWYEHRMGRVTGSKAHDVLTRKATTPPDNLVRKIVGYATYDLSKKEAVKWGIDHEAECRLAYSKHQEKMHESFTCRDSGFVIDAEHPFLGASPDGIINCQCCGKGTVEIKCPWKHRNRTVPDAAQMDKDFCLDKSLKLKPNHRYYTQIQMQMFVTKCSYTDFVVFTKCQPEASMVIIRVLIDKSFTEKLVEKCETFVKSYVLPELVTRTLENEPVQNRKVDVPCNSEPRTTWCICSEPEYGRMIKCDDDECPYQWFHYRCVNIRRKPRGQWFCSSCE, encoded by the exons ATGGCCGACAAAGCAACACAACCTTCGTTTTCGTCTATCGATTTATCGACATACGCCAGCTCTTTGCCACCTGACGCTAAGCAGAGATATATTTCGAAACTTTCCTATCATAGCGGTACACAGAAATTACCAGATCCGTATTTATCTAGTGGTAAATGGGACCCAAGCCCAAGCACCTGGCCAGATCTCACCTTCGGcgatatttatttttacctgGTCGACACGCCTTCCATTTACACCTATGACTCCATGCGGGCATTCAAATCGCTAGAGGCATACAA GTATGTAGTCAGTGGACATGTGCAAGAGATCTTCTCGCACCATGTATCAGATGACTGCCCTTTCATCGCATTGAAGACAAAGGTTACACCATCCCAGAGAGCCAGAGATAAGCCACACCAACCATGGGTCTACCTGCACAAGGACACTGGCAAGGTGTATTGTGCCCACTGTACTTGTATGGCTGG actGGGTGAAGTATGCAGTCATGTTGGAGCCCTCCTGTTCAAAGTTGAAATTGCTGTGAAGATGGGTCTTACTCAAACAAGCTCAACCAGCAAGGCATGCCAGTGGAATAGCTCGTTTCGAAAAGAG GTTACTCCTACGACTGTCACAGAGATATTCCAAAACATCAAGGGTAAAAGGACTAAGGAAGTCCAGTCTGTCCATGCCAACGGATCAGCTGACTTGCCATCACAAGAAGACCTTGACCAGCTTTATGCCATTATACCTAATGCCTCCTTTTTCACTTCAATTCGTCCAGCCGTCAACAAGCCACCTAGCAAGCCCATCACGGACAAGTATCCAAAGCTGTTATCAACTCTGCAACAACCAGATTATAACCCTGATGATGTTGACACCATTTCCTCAACCAAATTCTCATCCTACAAGGTGACACAGACTCAAGCTGTCAATTTAGAAATTGCCACCAGAGATCAGTCAGTCAGTCCTTTGTGGTATGAGCACCGAATGGGAAGAGTTACAGGATCTAAAGCCCATGATGTGTTGACACGGAAGGCAACAACACCACCAGACAACCTTGTACGGAAAATTGTTGGATATGCCACCTATGATCTTTCGAAAAAGGAGGCTGTGAAATGGGGGATTGACCACGAGGCAGAGTGTAGACTGGCCTACTCCAAACACCAGGAGAAAATGCATGAGAGCTTCACCTGTCGTGACTCTGGTTTTGTGATTGACGCTGAGCATCCATTTCTAGGAGCAAGTCCAGATGGCATCATCAACTGCCAGTGTTGTGGTAAGGGAACAGTAGAAATTAAGTGTCCATGGAAGCATCGCAACAGAACAGTCCCTGATGCAGCACAGATGGACAAGGATTTCTGCCTAGATAAATCATTGAAGTTAAAACCCAATCATCGGTACTACACGCAGATTCAGATGCAGATGTTTGTCACCAAGTGTAGTTACACAGACTTTGTCGTATTTACAAAGTGCCAGCCTGAGGCCAGTATGGTTATCATACGTGTATTGATAGACAAGTCCTTCACCGAGAAACTTGTTGAGAAATGTGAGACATTTGTTAAGTCGTATGTGCTACCAGAACTTGTGACAAGGACACTGGAAAACGAACCTGTTCAGAACAGGAAGGTGGATGTGCCGTGCAACAGTGAACCGAGAACAACGTGGTGCATTTGCAGTGAACCGGAATACGGCCGTATGATTAAGTGTGATGATGACGAGTGTCCCTATCAGTGGTTCCACTATAGGTGTGTAAACATCAGACGCAAACCCAGAGGACAGTGGTTCTGCAGTAGTTGTGAATGA
- the LOC138311173 gene encoding uncharacterized protein: MVVSCCVIGCTNRFDKNDPRSFFRVPKKPESRRKLWISAIKRDNWEPTDNDRVCYSHFITGSKSNDDSNPDYIPSVNMGYQSKGNKDQRFARYHRQELRDQQKKKTDAASALLDLSNFENYDIPSSAATPEEVERNRDANIHDRCIQKIAALRLENEQLYTELGRLQADNARLAAELDDISNFEQKITSSDRKLLFYSGLQTTALFMWLLSFTSSVLPVCKVMSPSSVLLCILMKLRLNLHHQDLAYRFNVSKTTISDIINQGLPKLAGKLAFLIQWPDKDSLISNMPSVFKESYPKCVSIIDCFEVFIQRPGHLTARSQTWSNYKHNNTIKFLVSITPTGAISYLSKAFGGRVSDKVITQRSGYLDKLYHGDQVLADRGFLIAEDLANRGATLVIPAFTKGKSQLSAREIAVTRKIAHVRIHVERAIGRLKNFKILSTNMSMCMVPHADSIVTICSGIVNFQSKLVS; encoded by the exons ATGGTTGTATCGTGTTGTGTTATCGGCTGTACAAACAGATTCGACAAGAATGATCCCAGAAGTTTTTTCCGAGTTCCGAAGAAACCAGAATCGCGTAGAAAGCTTTGGATTTCCGCCATAAAACGAGACAATTGGGAGCCGACTGACAACGATCGAGTCTGCTATAGTCACTTCATAACTG GTTCCAAAAGCAATGATGATTCTAACCCAGACTACATACCATCAGTCAACATGGGATACCAATCCAAAGGTAACAAAGACCAGCGGTTTGCTCGTTACCACAGACAAGAATTAAGAGACCAGCAAAAGAAGAAAACAGACGCAGCATCAGCACTTTTAGACCTATCCAATTTTGAGAATTACGACATCCCCTCATCTGCAGCTACACCAGAAGAAG TGGAGCGAAATCGAGATGCAAACATTCATGACAGATGCATTCAAAAGATTGCTGCACTGAGACTGGAAAATGAACAGCTCTACACCGAACTAGGAAGACTTCAAGCTGACAATGCTAGACTTGCAGCAGAGTTGGACGATATTAGTAATTTTGAGCAGAAGATCACCTCAAGTGACAGAAAGTTACTGTTCTACTCCGGCCTACAAACAACAGCTCTTTTCATGTGGTTGTTGTCATTCACGTCCTCGGTGCTACCCGTGTGCAAAGTGATGTCGCCAAGTAGTGTTCTgctatgtattttgatgaaactgAGACTGAACTTGCACCATCAGGATTTGGCCTACAGGTTTAATGTGTCCAAAACCACTATTTCTGACATTATTAACCAAGGACTTCCAAAGTTGGCAGGGAAATTGGCTTTTCTTATTCAATGGCCTGACAAAGACTCTTTGATAAGCAACATGCCATCTGTGTTCAAGGAGTCATATCCCAAATGTGTCAGTATCATAGACTGTTTTGAGGTTTTCATTCAGCGTCCCGGACATTTAACTGCCAGATCACAGACATGGTCAAATTATAAACATAATAATACCATCAAGTTTCTTGTGTCTATAACTCCAACTGGGGCTATCTCTTATCTGTCAAAGGCATTTGGTGGCAGGGTATCAGACAAAGTTATAACACAACGTAGTGGGTACCTCGATAAACTTTACCATGGTGACCAAGTTTTAGCGGATCGTGGTTTTCTCATTGCTGAGGACTTGGCTAATCGTGGCGCTACTTTAGTGATACCAGCTTTCACCAAAGGCAAATCCCAGCTTAGTGCCAGAGAGATTGCCGTCACAAGGAAAATCGCCCATGTCCGTATACATGTGGAGAGGGCAATAGGACGTTTGAAGAACTTTAAAATTCTCAGCACAAACATGAGTATGTGTATGGTGCCTCATGCAGATAGCATTGTGACAATTTGTTCCGGAATTGTGAATTTCCAGTCAAAGTTAGTGTCTTGA